From the Argentina anserina chromosome 3, drPotAnse1.1, whole genome shotgun sequence genome, the window GAAGAGGAAACAAGTTCctcaaaagaaaaggagataGTGAtcgaagaagagaaaaaagaagagcTTGTTGAggtgaagaaagaagaagaagaggtggtggtggtggagaagaagaaggaagagcCTGAAGCATGTGTTGAGGAAAAGCCTAAGGTTGAGGAAGCTGCTCCTGCTGCTGGAGAACCAGCTAAGCCTTGAGGACCAATCAAGGACATGATGAAGTAGTAAGACCCCAATTGTTTGTGAAAAAGTCCACTTTGGAGATTTGTTATTCTTTAAAATACCTGTAATCTATTTGGTAATATTTGTTCGTGAAGATTTTCAGAAAACTGTGTTTCAGTTTATATATCTCTCTTTGTATGTATTGGTCGATCAATCAAATGAAACCTCTGTGAATTAATATTACTATGTAATATTTCTTACAGTTCTGCAAGGAAGAATGAAAGTTCTGTTTGTTATTTatttgttcattgattgaaataTATGATCGTCCTCCACCCCAGTTTGTTTCCTGCTGTCATAAATGGAAGAGAAGAGCTCTCTCCTCTGGCTTGAAATCTGATTTGGTTGGATCTGAATGTTGTGGGCTATCATGTCACATTGTCACTATATGTCAGTGTTTGTTCATTTAATACATGTCCTACTTTCTTAATGTTATACCTAGCTAATGCATTTTGATCGGATAGGAATCCTCGCCCTTCCTTCGTTGATGGATTGTTGTTCGATATGCGATTGCTACTAGTAATAGACTAATAGTACAATAAGTAGAATGAAACATATTCTTGATCAACAATAATTTTCCACGTAAAAATGTTATAACGGAGAATTTAATAACTACCATACGTAAAGACATTAATTCCTTTCAAATGACAACTATATCTAGGGACTAGGGTTACAGAACTTAAACCGGTATTTATTTTTCGAGCTTATATTGTCACTATGTCTAATAGTCATCAGTCATGTtcatcatttaattataattatcaCGTCAAAAGATACAATAACAGAAAATTTAATTCTTAACATCCGAAAAAATGACTACTCTAATCATGAACTGTCACTAACATCCACATAATAGCAAATAAAGTAATCTTTAACAACAAAAAAGATTTGAATTCCCAGTAATTTCCAAAAGCATTTCGTCTCCAATTTATgaatttctcttctttcttaaaGTGATGTTGGGCCATGAAATATTTGAGCCCAATGAACCAACACAAACTATAAATACAAGCCCGAAGCTCAGACTTCTAAACCGACCCGATTCACaacactcttcttcttctcatcaATCTTCCGACTCATTATGCAACTCAGTCTTTCCAGGTACAGCCATTATCTCCATCTACGTATATCTATATGTTATGATTGTTAAACAACCAATGTTGCAATTTTAGGGCTCAATTACTTTTCCAGTTcataaagtttcaatctttttcaACACATTGGTGCAAAAGCAAAGGGTTATAGGGTTTAAAGATACCCTTTCGATTTTTCGATAGCTTCTTATATTCTGATCGATTTGAGTCAGTAATCTCTAATATTGCTCATGAATTTGACTCTTTTAGCTGAAGATGGAGCCAATGAGTTCATCAAACCCGAATTCTAGAAGTGCTGGTGCGGCTGAAGTGGAGGGTTTTGAGAATTCTGTCAATGAAATTTCAGCTAAAGTTAATACGGTGAGTTTTACTGCCCAGAATTTCGAAAATGATATAATGCTGATTTGGTTATGTCAGGGGATTGGTATTATGTGCTGTGCTATTGCATTCGGTTTTCACATTGATTTCactgcctttttttttgtcattatAGCCTTATATTGGTTCTTTATGTATATGGTTTTGCGTTTTTTTGGCAAGTTACGTTTGTGTAGAATTTTAGAGGAATGGAGATATTGATTAGTTTTTGGTGGAGTTGCAGCTTGAGAAAAGAGTGAACGAGGTAGAGCAGTATTACTTGAGGAAAGTCAGTCAGCAACCAACCACTTCGAAGGACAGGGAGAAGCACTTTAACACCATCAAGAAGCAGCAACAAGATGCAGCACGTAGGGAAGCCGCTGCTGCAAAGAGAATGCGGGACCTGCTGAATAAGTTTACTGCTGTCTTCAAACAGGTATGCACGAATCTCATGATATAGGTCACGGGCAATGGTTGAACTTATTAGGTGTCCATTGgtgagtatttttttttacatgtcCGGGGTTGGTTAATGGGAATGATTATTTTATATGTTTGTTAATTATGCTCACTATTGATAAAATTTTGAACTTTTTGATTTTAAAATCAACATCTAAAGTTGTTTCCTATAGGAGGGGAAACTGAGCGGATGAAGTGTTGGGAACACATTTGAATATGGATTGTGCAATCTATCTGCTGTTATCAAGTTTGAAAGATAATGCCAATTTCTCTAATCAGTTTGTTCATTTTTATCTCTACAATCACAAGCTAAACAGGAAATGTAACTTGTCCTAAAATAGATTATCTCTTAGGCAGATATTGTGTTTCAAGAAAGGCAAAACCTGAGGAGCTTGTATaatgatgaattttttttcttgctgccagaaaattatgtgttccttcatataatattatattgttgcatatgttatattcttattttattttatttatatctAATGCTGATACTCCTGGATCTGTCTGTGAGGTTACAGACTACATATGCTTGTAGACTTTAATTTGTTCTCATGGTTTACTTTGTATATGGATttgcttttcttcttccaGTGTAAAGCTTTGCTGCTTCTTAAGTGATGAAAGTATTTGTCCTGGGGTTTATCTAGTTAATATATCTCTTTTGGGCAATTTGCAGATCACTCAGCACAAGTGGTCATGGCCTTTCATGACGCCTGTAGATGTTCAGAAACTGGGATTGCATGACTATCATCAAGTAAGGTCTTCTTACTCTTAAGGAAGAGCGAGTTTTTTTACCTGTTACTACGGTGTAGTTGTTATTGCATTGCTGTGGACAGTGTGGAGGTCTTGTATGATGTATACCTACTAAAAAGTAGTCCTTGTTAGAGTAGTAGAAATGAAATGTCATAGAAACTCACAGTTCCACCTTCAATTTGAATAGATCTTGTATCACAGTCTTTTGCTATTGATAGCACTATTCACTAATTGattattctaattttttttcttcatcccTGATGATTATCAGGCTATATACATATTTGTACTACAGAATAAAAATTCCCTTTGATGGTCACCTACTTGTTTCGGTCTCTTACATTAGGTTATTGAAAAGCCCATGGACCTTGGTACAGTACAAAGGAAAATGGAAGCTGGTGGGTATAAGAGTGTTAGAGAGATATATGCTGATGTGAGGTTGACATTCAAGAATGCAATCAAATacaatgatgaagaagatgatgtcCATCTGATGGCTCAAACGTTGTTGgaaaaaatagaagaaaaatgGCAACAACTCTTGCCAAAAGTTATTGAAGAGGTAAAGCTTGGTCAATATGTGTATCTTATGGGATTCCTGGATATTGTTACCATCATGTGATAAGGAATTCATTAGTCATTTACTATATTTACTCTGACTTATGTCTTTGTAGGAGAAAAGACAAGCAGATGAGGAAGCACAGGCTCGTGTAGACATAAAACAAGCTGAGGAGGTTGCTTATGCCAGCATGGCCTGGGATCTTAGCAGTGAGGTTAGTGAGACTTCCTCCTTTCAAACGTAATAGAGCTTCTTATAGT encodes:
- the LOC126786092 gene encoding transcription factor GTE1-like — its product is MEPMSSSNPNSRSAGAAEVEGFENSVNEISAKVNTLEKRVNEVEQYYLRKVSQQPTTSKDREKHFNTIKKQQQDAARREAAAAKRMRDLLNKFTAVFKQITQHKWSWPFMTPVDVQKLGLHDYHQVIEKPMDLGTVQRKMEAGGYKSVREIYADVRLTFKNAIKYNDEEDDVHLMAQTLLEKIEEKWQQLLPKVIEEEKRQADEEAQARVDIKQAEEVAYASMAWDLSSELFEIDVYLKDLRKVVVQKCRKMSFDDKRRLGTALTQLSPEDLSKALDIVAQDNPDFQATAQEVDLDIDTQSDYTLWRLKVFVKDALKLKAQAAAQIPEAMGGKKVITNKRNREPSDAVAKPAIKRTKKISAM